Proteins encoded by one window of Desulfocurvus vexinensis DSM 17965:
- a CDS encoding HD domain-containing phosphohydrolase — protein sequence MTHHPPAQAILASAVRPATGAVSLFELVGGLSAALDLISPQVVDHHLRVAFLASRLAGHMGLPARDVADTIFAGLLHDVGAFSLQTRLDTLAFETDSVEHAFVGWMLLRRFAPLTGVAGIVRWHHQRFDEADQADADPRTLLLAGLVHIADRLDILLRHAGPACNDPKALRLRLEQGAGQMFDPLAVQAASELLCTTTLAEDAAAPAPSLMAGMRALAAPADLRLDVAALVEFSGLMAQVIDFRCRFTATHSRGVAATGRSLALLAGMAPGEAEMLYVAGNLHDIGKLAVPRRLLEKKEPLTEDEFEAIKSHAAHSDAILTRIPGLAPAGLWAARHHERLDGGGYPHRLGAENLDTGSRVLAVADVFTALTEDRPYRAGMTRPQAAGVLGSMAGRKALDPALVALLLDHYDTADATRTSEQDLARQDFLTFSAARP from the coding sequence ATGACGCACCATCCCCCTGCCCAGGCCATCCTCGCCTCCGCCGTGCGCCCCGCGACCGGCGCTGTTTCCCTGTTCGAGCTCGTAGGCGGGCTCTCCGCCGCCCTGGACCTCATCAGCCCCCAGGTGGTGGACCATCACCTGCGCGTGGCCTTCCTGGCCTCGCGCCTGGCCGGACACATGGGCCTGCCCGCACGCGACGTGGCCGACACGATCTTCGCCGGGCTGCTGCACGACGTGGGCGCCTTCTCGCTGCAAACCCGCCTGGACACCCTGGCCTTCGAGACCGACAGCGTGGAGCACGCCTTCGTGGGCTGGATGCTGCTGCGCCGCTTCGCGCCCCTGACCGGGGTGGCGGGCATCGTGCGCTGGCACCACCAGCGCTTCGACGAGGCCGACCAGGCCGACGCCGACCCGCGCACCCTGCTCCTGGCCGGGCTCGTGCATATCGCCGACCGCCTGGACATCCTGCTGCGTCATGCGGGCCCGGCCTGCAACGACCCCAAGGCCCTGCGCCTGCGCCTGGAGCAGGGCGCGGGCCAGATGTTCGACCCCCTGGCCGTGCAGGCCGCCAGCGAGCTGCTGTGCACCACCACCCTGGCCGAGGACGCCGCCGCCCCGGCCCCGAGCCTCATGGCCGGGATGCGCGCCCTGGCCGCACCCGCCGACCTGCGCCTGGACGTGGCGGCCCTGGTGGAATTCTCCGGGCTCATGGCCCAGGTCATCGACTTCCGCTGCCGCTTCACGGCCACGCACTCGCGCGGGGTGGCCGCCACGGGCCGCTCCCTGGCGCTGCTGGCGGGCATGGCCCCCGGCGAGGCCGAAATGCTCTACGTGGCGGGCAACCTGCACGACATCGGCAAGCTGGCCGTGCCCCGGCGCCTGCTGGAGAAAAAGGAACCCCTGACCGAGGACGAATTCGAGGCCATCAAGAGCCACGCCGCCCATTCCGACGCCATCCTCACGCGCATCCCCGGGCTGGCCCCCGCCGGGCTCTGGGCCGCGCGGCACCACGAGCGCCTGGACGGCGGCGGCTACCCCCACCGCCTGGGCGCCGAGAATCTGGACACCGGCTCCCGCGTGCTGGCCGTGGCCGACGTGTTCACGGCGCTGACCGAGGACCGGCCCTACCGCGCGGGCATGACCCGCCCCCAGGCCGCCGGGGTGCTCGGCTCCATGGCCGGGCGCAAGGCCCTGGACCCCGCCCTGGTGGCCCTGCTGCTCGACCACTACGACACCGCCGACGCCACGCGCACCAGCGAGCAGGACCTGGCCCGCCAGGACTTCCTGACCTTTTCCGCCGCCCGGCCCTAG
- the trpB gene encoding tryptophan synthase subunit beta yields the protein MTTTPDANGFFGAHGGRFLPPDLVPVMDELTRAFERYRDDPEFLREFDYYQRHFTGRPSPLYFCANLSRRLGGAKIYLKREDLNHLGAHKVNNTVGQILLARRMGKKKIIAETGAGQHGVATAATAALMGMQCTIHMGAEDIERQKLNVFRMEMMGARVVPAMSGQRTLKEAVDEALAAWVQDADNTYYLLGSAVGPHPYPMMVRHFQSVIGREAREQILELESRLPHTVIACVGGGSNAIGLFSAFLDDADVAIQGVEPSGRGLTPGDHAATLTLGTPGVLHGFSSYMLQDEHGEPAPVYSISAGLDYPSVGPEHSHLKDIGRASYVTASDADAVDAFFTLSRTEGIIPALESAHALAQAMRLAPTLPADAVILVNLSGRGDKDVAQIERMLRAGEISAPR from the coding sequence ATGACCACCACTCCCGATGCCAACGGCTTTTTCGGCGCCCATGGCGGCCGCTTCCTGCCGCCGGACCTCGTCCCGGTGATGGACGAGCTGACCCGGGCCTTCGAGCGCTACCGCGACGACCCCGAGTTCCTCCGCGAGTTCGACTACTACCAGCGTCACTTCACGGGCCGCCCCTCGCCGCTGTATTTCTGCGCCAACCTCTCCCGCCGCCTGGGCGGAGCCAAGATCTACCTGAAGCGCGAGGACCTGAACCACCTGGGCGCCCACAAGGTCAACAACACCGTGGGCCAGATCCTGCTGGCCCGGCGCATGGGCAAGAAAAAGATCATCGCCGAGACCGGCGCGGGCCAGCACGGCGTGGCCACCGCCGCCACCGCCGCGCTCATGGGCATGCAGTGCACCATCCACATGGGCGCCGAGGACATCGAGCGCCAGAAGCTCAACGTCTTCCGCATGGAGATGATGGGCGCGCGCGTGGTGCCCGCCATGAGCGGCCAGCGCACCCTCAAGGAGGCCGTGGACGAGGCCCTGGCCGCCTGGGTCCAGGACGCGGACAACACCTACTACCTGCTGGGCTCCGCCGTGGGGCCGCACCCCTACCCGATGATGGTCCGCCATTTCCAGTCCGTCATCGGCCGCGAGGCCCGCGAACAGATCCTCGAGTTGGAAAGCCGCCTGCCGCACACGGTCATCGCCTGCGTGGGCGGCGGCTCCAACGCCATCGGCCTGTTCTCCGCCTTCCTGGACGACGCGGACGTGGCCATCCAGGGCGTGGAGCCCTCGGGGCGCGGGCTGACCCCCGGCGACCACGCCGCCACCCTGACCCTGGGCACCCCCGGCGTGCTGCACGGCTTCAGCTCCTACATGCTCCAGGACGAGCACGGCGAGCCCGCCCCGGTCTATTCCATCTCCGCCGGGCTGGACTACCCCAGCGTGGGCCCCGAGCACAGCCACCTGAAGGACATCGGCCGCGCCAGCTACGTCACCGCCAGCGACGCCGACGCCGTGGACGCCTTCTTCACCCTCTCGCGCACCGAGGGCATCATCCCGGCCCTGGAGTCGGCCCACGCCCTGGCCCAGGCCATGCGCCTGGCCCCGACCCTGCCCGCCGACGCCGTGATCCTGGTCAACCTCTCGGGCCGCGGCGACAAGGACGTGGCCCAGATCGAGCGCATGCTGCGCGCCGGGGAGATCAGCGCCCCCCGCTAG